The following are encoded in a window of Salinibacter ruber DSM 13855 genomic DNA:
- a CDS encoding class I SAM-dependent methyltransferase codes for MPTESTASLPPPRTWARWWNRTRYRLYAPVYDALAWPMERGRQRALRWLDPAPNARILLSGCGTGLDLAYLPPETQVTALDAVPAMVRRTKARARTLGRAVDAQVGDAHALPFEDDSFDVVLLHLLLSVLPDPEAVLAEAARVLAPGGRISIYDKFLPPETPPSLLRRALNPAARVLVSDFNRQLRPMLTGTNLDLVAHREAGLWGLYTASIARFGSGHSGRQ; via the coding sequence ATGCCCACTGAGTCCACGGCCTCTCTCCCGCCGCCCCGAACGTGGGCACGCTGGTGGAATCGGACCCGGTATCGGCTCTACGCGCCGGTCTACGACGCCCTCGCGTGGCCGATGGAGCGCGGGCGGCAACGGGCCCTCCGGTGGCTCGACCCAGCCCCGAACGCCCGAATCTTGCTTTCGGGGTGCGGCACTGGACTGGACCTCGCGTACCTGCCCCCCGAGACGCAGGTCACGGCCCTCGATGCGGTGCCGGCGATGGTGCGCCGCACGAAGGCACGGGCACGGACGCTTGGACGAGCGGTCGATGCCCAGGTCGGAGACGCCCACGCGCTCCCCTTCGAGGACGACTCTTTCGACGTCGTCCTGCTTCATCTGCTTCTCTCAGTGCTTCCGGATCCCGAGGCGGTCCTGGCCGAGGCGGCGCGCGTGCTGGCCCCGGGCGGACGCATCTCGATCTACGACAAATTTCTACCGCCGGAGACGCCGCCCTCGCTGCTCCGGCGGGCGCTCAACCCGGCGGCCCGGGTGCTCGTCTCGGACTTCAACCGTCAGCTGCGGCCGATGCTTACGGGGACGAACCTGGATCTTGTGGCGCATCGAGAGGCCGGGCTTTGGGGGCTGTATACCGCCTCCATCGCGCGCTTTGGCTCCGGGCACTCTGGAAGGCAATAA
- a CDS encoding CaiB/BaiF CoA transferase family protein, translating into MPTFGAAGERPWTQWAYRGPRRSSMVELIGACSIQRGPIVRRGLPSCCPTIPLPKRASPVLDDLVVLELASVLAGPSVGQFFAELGATVLKVENPRTDGDVTRRWRAPEGDGDGRGDRSAYFCCCNYGKQSIALDLSTEAGRTLLHELAADADVVLASYRPGTAEALGADYETLSAVNPDLVCGHVTGYGPDRERAGYDAVIQAESGFMQMNGPADGPPTKLPVALMDVLAAHQLKEGLLVALLRREQGGGGAYVPVSLLQSAVSGLANQATNWLVAGHRPQRMGSAHPNIAPYGTSFPTADGQSIVLAVGTDRQFAALCDILGRPDLADDLRFATNEQRVAHRDALHAVLADRIRGLDHDALLADLHECDVPVGTVRDVPAVFEQPAAEAMVLNQEGGPAGTRQAAFPHADDAAQSLRPPPRYAEHTAAILRERLACSPDRVDALAQGDVIVR; encoded by the coding sequence GTGCCCACGTTCGGGGCGGCGGGAGAGAGGCCGTGGACTCAGTGGGCATATCGCGGGCCGCGTCGTTCCAGCATGGTCGAACTCATCGGGGCATGTTCAATTCAAAGGGGACCAATTGTTCGCCGGGGCCTGCCCTCGTGTTGCCCGACCATACCTCTTCCAAAACGCGCTTCCCCCGTGCTCGATGATCTCGTCGTCCTGGAACTCGCCTCTGTCCTCGCCGGCCCCAGCGTGGGCCAGTTTTTCGCCGAGCTCGGGGCAACGGTGCTCAAGGTCGAAAACCCCCGGACGGACGGCGACGTGACCCGCCGGTGGCGTGCGCCCGAGGGCGACGGCGACGGGCGCGGCGACCGGTCGGCCTACTTTTGCTGCTGCAACTACGGGAAGCAGTCGATCGCCCTTGACCTGTCCACGGAGGCGGGGCGGACGCTCCTGCACGAGCTGGCGGCGGACGCCGACGTGGTGCTTGCCAGCTACCGCCCCGGCACGGCCGAGGCGCTGGGCGCCGACTACGAGACCCTATCCGCCGTCAATCCCGATCTGGTATGCGGCCACGTCACCGGCTACGGCCCCGACCGCGAGCGGGCGGGCTACGACGCCGTCATCCAGGCGGAAAGCGGGTTCATGCAGATGAACGGCCCGGCCGACGGCCCGCCGACGAAATTGCCGGTGGCCCTGATGGACGTGCTGGCCGCCCACCAGCTCAAAGAGGGGCTCCTCGTGGCCCTGCTGCGGCGGGAGCAGGGCGGCGGCGGGGCGTACGTGCCTGTCTCCCTTCTCCAGTCGGCCGTAAGCGGCCTCGCCAACCAGGCGACCAACTGGCTCGTGGCCGGCCACCGCCCACAGCGCATGGGCTCGGCCCACCCCAACATTGCCCCGTACGGCACGTCCTTCCCGACGGCCGACGGCCAGTCGATCGTCTTGGCAGTGGGCACCGACCGCCAGTTTGCGGCGCTGTGCGACATTCTCGGGCGCCCGGACCTGGCCGACGACTTGCGATTCGCGACAAACGAGCAGCGCGTGGCCCACCGCGATGCGCTGCATGCCGTGCTGGCGGACCGGATCCGAGGGCTCGACCACGACGCCCTGCTGGCGGACCTCCACGAGTGCGACGTACCGGTCGGAACCGTGCGCGATGTCCCCGCCGTCTTCGAACAGCCCGCGGCGGAGGCGATGGTTCTGAACCAGGAGGGTGGGCCGGCCGGAACGCGGCAGGCGGCTTTCCCCCATGCCGACGATGCTGCTCAGTCGCTTCGCCCCCCGCCGCGGTACGCCGAACACACGGCCGCGATCCTGCGCGAACGCCTCGCATGCTCGCCCGACCGGGTGGATGCACTCGCGCAGGGCGACGTGATTGTCCGGTAG
- a CDS encoding glycine--tRNA ligase, with the protein MNNEAVPLHPAEAVDTFACCLLHPCHRSPQPRPMSDDLFDTIVSLSKQRGFIVQSSEIYGGLSATYDYGPMGVELKRNVKEKWWQSMVYQNDDIVGLDASIMMHPKTWDASGHTEAFNDPLIDDKASGNRYRADELIENYIRALREEGEEAHAEAVRERLVEALNAGEEMNDALHAIIMDEEIPAPESGAFDWTDVRQFNLMFETEMGPVDGQTVFLRPETAQGIFVNFHNAREPARLHVPFGVAQIGKAFRNEIVARQFVFRMREFEQMEMQYFVKPGTELDWYEQWKERRMKWHESLGIDPSNLRFHEHDQLSHYANAAVDIQYDFPIGWKELEGIHSRTDYDLSRHEEYSGKKMSYYDPWEEERYTPYVVETSTGLDRTLFMVLCDAYYEEEVKGDTRSVLQFHPEVAPVRAGIFPLTDKEGLPDIAREIEDDLNQHFNVRYDDRGSMGKRYRRQDEAGTPFCITVDFDTLDDQTVTVRDRDTMEQDRVAIDQLATYIFDQTANWEASA; encoded by the coding sequence ATGAACAATGAGGCGGTCCCATTGCATCCAGCAGAAGCGGTTGATACCTTTGCATGTTGTCTCCTGCATCCCTGCCACCGATCCCCACAACCCCGCCCCATGAGCGACGACCTGTTCGACACCATCGTTTCCCTCTCCAAGCAGCGCGGCTTCATCGTCCAGTCGTCCGAGATCTACGGCGGCCTGAGCGCCACCTACGACTACGGCCCGATGGGGGTGGAGCTGAAGCGCAACGTGAAGGAGAAGTGGTGGCAGTCGATGGTGTACCAGAACGACGACATCGTGGGGCTGGACGCCTCCATCATGATGCACCCGAAGACGTGGGACGCGTCGGGCCACACGGAGGCGTTCAACGACCCGCTCATCGACGACAAGGCCTCCGGGAATCGCTACCGGGCCGACGAGCTGATCGAGAATTACATCCGGGCCCTCCGGGAAGAGGGGGAAGAGGCGCACGCCGAGGCGGTCCGCGAGCGGCTGGTGGAGGCGCTCAACGCGGGGGAGGAGATGAACGACGCGCTCCACGCGATCATCATGGACGAGGAGATTCCGGCGCCGGAGTCCGGCGCGTTCGACTGGACGGACGTGCGCCAGTTCAACCTCATGTTCGAGACGGAGATGGGGCCGGTGGACGGGCAGACGGTGTTTCTGCGGCCCGAGACGGCCCAGGGCATCTTCGTCAATTTCCACAACGCCCGCGAACCGGCCCGCCTGCATGTGCCGTTCGGCGTGGCGCAGATCGGCAAGGCGTTCCGCAATGAGATCGTGGCCCGGCAGTTCGTCTTCCGCATGCGGGAGTTCGAGCAGATGGAGATGCAGTACTTCGTGAAGCCGGGGACGGAGCTCGACTGGTACGAGCAGTGGAAGGAGCGACGGATGAAGTGGCACGAGAGCCTCGGCATCGACCCGTCGAACCTTCGCTTCCACGAGCACGATCAGCTCTCGCACTACGCCAACGCGGCGGTCGACATCCAGTACGACTTCCCGATTGGGTGGAAGGAGCTGGAGGGGATCCACTCCCGCACCGACTACGACCTGAGTCGCCACGAGGAGTACTCCGGCAAGAAGATGTCGTACTACGACCCGTGGGAGGAGGAGCGCTACACGCCGTACGTCGTGGAGACCTCCACGGGGCTCGACCGGACGCTCTTCATGGTGCTGTGTGACGCGTACTACGAGGAGGAGGTGAAGGGGGATACGCGTTCGGTGCTGCAGTTCCACCCCGAGGTGGCGCCCGTCCGCGCCGGCATCTTCCCGCTCACGGACAAGGAGGGCCTGCCGGACATTGCTCGCGAGATTGAGGACGACCTGAACCAGCACTTCAACGTCCGCTACGACGACCGCGGCTCGATGGGCAAGCGCTACCGCCGGCAGGACGAGGCGGGCACGCCCTTCTGCATCACCGTCGACTTTGACACGCTCGACGACCAGACGGTGACGGTCCGCGACCGCGACACGATGGAGCAGGACCGCGTGGCGATCGACCAGCTTGCCACCTACATCTTCGATCAGACGGCCAACTGGGAGGCGTCGGCGTAG